From the Manihot esculenta cultivar AM560-2 chromosome 3, M.esculenta_v8, whole genome shotgun sequence genome, one window contains:
- the LOC110611997 gene encoding photosystem II D1 precursor processing protein PSB27-H2, chloroplastic, giving the protein MAVLLAAKISPFFTCQSPRNTSHPNNDCVCKLQFNVTSQAASSSRRHILVCSTSFFAIQNLNCISMPFPVRAEEESNDQEEKDGVVGAIKSLFDPNETTKSGKLLPKAYLKSAREVVKTLRESLKEDPKDIAKFRRTADAAKESIREYLGSWRGQEKVMHEESYMELEKAIRSLASFYSKAGPSAPLPEEVKSEILNDLNTAEEFL; this is encoded by the exons ATGGCTGTGCTTCTTGCTGCAAAGATTTCGCCCTTTTTTACTTGCCAATCACCGAGAAATACCTCACACCCCAACAATGACTGCGTCT GTAAACTGCAATTCAATGTGACATCTCAAGCTGCTTCTTCAAGTCGTCGCCATATTCTAGTATGCAGCACTTCATTTTTTGCCATTCAGAATCTAAATTGCATCTCAATGCCATTTCCGGTAAGAGCTGAAGAGGAATCAAATGACCAAGAGGAAAAAGATGGAGTTGTTGGAGCAATTAAATCACTGTTTGATCCTAATGAGACAACAAAATCTGGGAAATTATTGCCTAAGGCATACCTCAAGTCAGCGAGAGAGGTTGTAAAGACACTGCGTGAGTCATTAAAAGAAGACCCCAAGGATATTGCTAAATTTAGACGGACTGCAGATGCAGCAAAAGAATCTATTAGAGAATATCTTGGTAGTTGGAGAGGACAAGAAAAGGTGATGCATGAG GAATCTTATATGGAACTGGAAAAGGCAATCAGAAGTCTGGCCAGTTTCTACTCGAAGGCCGGCCCATCTGCACCCCTTCCTGAAGAGGTAAAGTCTGAGATATTGAATGATTTAAATACAGCTGAAGAATTTTTGTAG
- the LOC110611996 gene encoding imidazoleglycerol-phosphate dehydratase 1, chloroplastic isoform X2 yields MELSLPLRLRSISVPSLHKPKVRISPRNLLPIRIPYPVLFSSPTRMESQMPLRATPTQENGSTVTASSPIESGGRQGRIGEVKRVTKETNVSVKINLDGTGITDSSTGIPFLDHMLDQLASHGLFDVHVKATGDIHIDDHHTNEDVALAIGTALLQALGDRRGISRFGDFSAPLDEALIHVSLDLSGRPHLSYDLEIPTERVGTYDTQLVEHFFQSLVNTSGMTLHIRQLAGRNSHHIIEATFKAFARALRQATEYDPRRLGTVPSSKGVLSRA; encoded by the exons ATGGAGCTCTCGTTACCTCTTCGCCTCCGGAGCATCTCCGTACCTTCACTGCACAAACCAAAGGTGAGAATTTCTCCGAGAAATCTATTGCCCATACGTATTCCCTACCCAGTCTTATTCTCATCTCCTACTCGAATGGAATCCCAAATGCCTCTCCGCGCCACCCCCACCCAAGAGAACGGCTCCACAGTAACCGCGTCTTCTCCCATTGAATCCG GAGGAAGACAAGGTCGAATCGGAGAAGTGAAGAGAGTCACCAAGGAAACTAATGTCTCGGTGAAGATAAACTTGGACGGTACTGGAATTACTGATTCTAGTACTGGAATTCCATTTCTCGATCACATGCTAGAT CAACTTGCTTCGCATGGATTATTTGATGTTCATGTGAAGGCAACTGGGGACATTCACATTGATGATCATCACACTAACGAAGATGTTGCTCTTGCTATTGGAACG GCATTGCTGCAGGCTCTTGGTGATAGGAGAGGAATTAGTAGGTTTGGTGATTTCTCAGCCCCTCTTGATGAGGCACTTATACATGTGTCATTG GATTTATCTGGGCGGCCACACTTGAGTTATGATTTGGAAATTCCTACTGAGAGAGTTGGAACATATGACACTCAG TTGGTGGAGCACTTTTTCCAGTCTCTGGTGAATACTTCTGGTATGACACTTCACATTCGGCAG CTTGCTGGAAGAAATTCACATCATATTATTGAAGCAACCTTCAAAGCATTTGCTCGAGCTCTTCGACAAGCAACCGAATATGATCCACGTCGCCTTGGGACTGTGCCAAG CTCAAAAGGGGTTCTGTCACGAGCTTGA
- the LOC110611996 gene encoding imidazoleglycerol-phosphate dehydratase 1, chloroplastic isoform X1, giving the protein MELSLPLRLRSISVPSLHKPKVRISPRNLLPIRIPYPVLFSSPTRMESQMPLRATPTQENGSTVTASSPIESGGRQGRIGEVKRVTKETNVSVKINLDGTGITDSSTGIPFLDHMLDQLASHGLFDVHVKATGDIHIDDHHTNEDVALAIGTALLQALGDRRGISRFGDFSAPLDEALIHVSLDLSGRPHLSYDLEIPTERVGTYDTQLNSSLDMMTRCNRVHNFGNSESSAMDLVEHFFQSLVNTSGMTLHIRQLAGRNSHHIIEATFKAFARALRQATEYDPRRLGTVPSSKGVLSRA; this is encoded by the exons ATGGAGCTCTCGTTACCTCTTCGCCTCCGGAGCATCTCCGTACCTTCACTGCACAAACCAAAGGTGAGAATTTCTCCGAGAAATCTATTGCCCATACGTATTCCCTACCCAGTCTTATTCTCATCTCCTACTCGAATGGAATCCCAAATGCCTCTCCGCGCCACCCCCACCCAAGAGAACGGCTCCACAGTAACCGCGTCTTCTCCCATTGAATCCG GAGGAAGACAAGGTCGAATCGGAGAAGTGAAGAGAGTCACCAAGGAAACTAATGTCTCGGTGAAGATAAACTTGGACGGTACTGGAATTACTGATTCTAGTACTGGAATTCCATTTCTCGATCACATGCTAGAT CAACTTGCTTCGCATGGATTATTTGATGTTCATGTGAAGGCAACTGGGGACATTCACATTGATGATCATCACACTAACGAAGATGTTGCTCTTGCTATTGGAACG GCATTGCTGCAGGCTCTTGGTGATAGGAGAGGAATTAGTAGGTTTGGTGATTTCTCAGCCCCTCTTGATGAGGCACTTATACATGTGTCATTG GATTTATCTGGGCGGCCACACTTGAGTTATGATTTGGAAATTCCTACTGAGAGAGTTGGAACATATGACACTCAG CTGAACTCATCTCTGGATATGATGACTAGATGTAATAGAGTGCACAATTTTGGAAATTCTGAAAGCAGTGCTATGGAT TTGGTGGAGCACTTTTTCCAGTCTCTGGTGAATACTTCTGGTATGACACTTCACATTCGGCAG CTTGCTGGAAGAAATTCACATCATATTATTGAAGCAACCTTCAAAGCATTTGCTCGAGCTCTTCGACAAGCAACCGAATATGATCCACGTCGCCTTGGGACTGTGCCAAG CTCAAAAGGGGTTCTGTCACGAGCTTGA
- the LOC110611446 gene encoding uncharacterized protein LOC110611446, protein MEEGRRSGDPSGAMVKNRSSSGCLIVRKKGNDGMGGVGSSGSRKVLASKKEKKRARMDMSDSGSSDELLMPSRRRVAAETLRVCNGLSLYDKGIVEENDIGRKRSRGEKIRINDVDMIDRNGDDFSERKRNKLDVFEFDEYDGNDGEMIRRNRFDEDGMEGRRIFGSMMAGRSGNEREYETGSSRHPVVDRRKSSYFERTSGLNRADHGGREGAPSSMSFYRDKYDKDEPIRVQGKNGVLKVMVNKKKVDGSLKSYDRLEAEEKRKGAKMKNTVRRNDLIRSSLYPESKSADKGSSFAGTLKKPMNMLRSSSARNGKVRDRDSEDSDSSLKLGLKDMEARKSLRTPLPTKNHKGPEVDSEDSDTSTKLGLKNAEAHKTMKRASNDGEISPCNQLQSAKIGKVKRGTGTEKQKLREHIRGMLLNAGWTIDYRPRRNRDYLDAVYINPTGTAYWSIIKAYDALLKQLNDEEEEAKSKADGCPFTPLSDEVLSQLTRKTRKKMEKEMKRKQRNESDNARETAARRSSSSRHDEESMDSGSHEEKLSSFIKQSGKSLKSRTNGNSFLNVNTKGQSSTRHLHDDMEKIPSGSSSHQGRKSRKLGRCTLLVRNSNEGLNSESGGFVPYAGKRTLLSWLIDCGTVQLSQKVRYMNRRRTKVMLEGWVNRDGIHCGCCSKILTVSKFEIHAGSKLRQPFQNIYLDSGVSVLECQIDAWNRQESIEHIGFHSVDIDGDDPNDDTCGLCGDGGDLICCDGCPSTFHQSCLDIQMLPPGDWHCPNCTCKFCGVASENIYQEDEATVCELQACSMCAKKYHKTCVLGMDALSVDSNSSFTCFCGNTCRELFEQLQKNLGVKHELEAGYSWSLIHRTDIDLDISPQGLPQRVESNSKLAIALSVMDECFLPIVDRRSGINLINNVLYNCGSNFNRLNYSGFYAAILERGDEIISAASIRFHGTQLAEMPFIGTRHTYRRQGMCRRLFCAIESALRSLKVQKLIIPAISELTNTWTGVFGFTTLDEPLKQEVKSINMLVFPGIDMLQKQLFDQENIDGNKSTSSGDEGMECKDGQHIQPEVAVKSDIDSSAMHDDLNECDNGGLECASGTNDEVAASNSGSECMGIPLNDVSVISSSLDASLEPKNPVLLKETVNADSDSGDQLDETALEKKSLCVSDTSHYDLDKMENKADSNFPAGDNTQSCSEGDASPMNSDSRCLGVSLDDTSVMSSSLVASNDLKNSVSIERNTCADFESGDKLAELTSDRKRLIISDVSGDRQEENKPELASLVKENIQYCEEGNVGDAHGLNLNETTSGEHKISISIEEAKSVVYQLENEFSELASQGEHHFDLGANHSAVDMETKPLVDSLIKTRSQSSTEDVHTVNTDVACIESVPPTTDSTVDNSNGKVDEGSVVSVSASNGANGNSMQVNFEPNDEIACEGGSKLDVASEAVSETKQCEVRSPHAPADDFRTDMREGKTESCSV, encoded by the exons ATGGAAGAGGGAAGAAGATCTGGTGACCCGTCTGGGGCTATGGTCAAGAATAGGAGCTCTTCCGGCTGTTTGATTGTGAGAAAAAAGGGTAATGATGGTATGGGAGGAGTGGGTTCTTCTGGTTCACGTAAGGTTCTTGCGTccaagaaggagaagaagagggCTAGGATGGATATGAGCGATTCAGGGTCTAGTGATGAGCTGTTAATGCCATCTCGAAGAAGGGTTGCCGCGGAAACTTTACGGGTTTGTAATGGTTTGAGTCTTTATGATAAGGGTATCGTTGAAGAGAATGATATTGGTAGGAAGAGGAGTAGGGGAGAAAAGATTAGGATTAACGACGTTGACATGATCGATAGGAACGGAGATGATTTCAGTGAAAGGAAGAGGAATAAGTTAGATGTGTTTGAGTTTGACGAATATGATGGAAATGATGGAGAAATGATAAGGAGGAATCGCTTTGATGAAGATGGGATGGAAGGAAGGAGGATTTTCGGTTCAATGATGGCGGGAAGAAGTGGCAATGAAAGGGAATATGAGACAGGATCCAGTAGACATCCTGTTGTTGATAGAAGAAAGAGTTCATACTTTGAGAGAACAAGTGGACTGAATCGGGCGGATCATGGTGGCAGAGAAGGTGCTCCCTCATCTATGTCATTTTATAGGGATAAATATGATAAAGATGAACCCATTAGGGTTCAAGGGAAAAATGGTGTTTTAAAGGTAATGGTGAATAAGAAGAAGGTGGATGGATCTTTGAAAAGTTATGATCGCTTGGAAGCAGAGGAAAAGAGAAAGGGTGCGAAGATGAAAAATACTGTCAGACGGAATGATCTAATCCGTTCTTCACTTTACCCAGAGTCTAAAAGTGCTGATAAAGGGAGTTCATTTGCTGGGACACTGAAAAAACCTATGAATATGCTGAGATCATCATCAGCTAGGAATGGCAAGGTCAGAGATCGTGATTCAGAAGATAGCGATTCATCACTAAAATTGGGACTCAAGGATATGGAGGCTCGTAAGTCTTTGAGAACACCATTGCCAACTAAGAACCATAAGGGCCCTGAGGTAGATTCAGAGGACAGTGATACATCAACGAAGTTGGGGCTAAAGAATGCAGAAGCTCATAAAACTATGAAAAGGGCAAGCAATGATGGTGAAATAAGCCCTTGCAATCAGCTTCAATCTGCTAAAATTGGGAAGGTTAAGCGTGGTACTGGCACAGAAAAGCAAAAGTTGCGTGAACATATACGAGGGATGCTTCTGAATGCTGGCTGGACAATAGACTATAGACCAAGAAGGAACAGAGACTACCTAGATGCAGTTTACATAAATCCAACGGGAACGGCTTATTGGTCCATCATCAAGGCATATGATGCACTTCTAAAGCAATTAAATGATGAGGAAGAGGAAGCAAAATCCAAGGCTGATGGTTGTCCATTTACACCCCTATCAGATGAGGTGCTCAGCCAACTAACAAGGAAGACTcgaaagaagatggagaaagaaatgaAAAGGAAGCAAAGAAATGAAAGTGACAATGCACGGGAAACTGCAGCAAGAAGGTCTTCTAGTTCCCGGCATGATGAGGAAAGCATGGATAGTGGAAGCCATGAAGAGAAACTGAGCTCCTTCATAAAACAGAGCGGTAAGTCATTGAAGAGTAGAACAAATGGTAACAGCTTTCTCAATGTAAACACGAAAGGTCAAAGTTCTACTCGTCATCTGCATGATGACATGGAGAAAATTCCATCTGGATCCAGTTCTCATCAAGGAAGAAAAAGTAGAAAACTTGGCAGATGTACATTGTTGGTACGTAATTCTAATGAAGGGCTAAACTCAGAGAGTGGTGGCTTTGTTCCATATGCTGGCAAACGGACACTACTTTCCTGGCTGATTGATTGTGGAACTGTTCAGTTGAGCCAAAAGGTGCGATACATGAATCGTCGACGAACAAAAGTAATGCTGGAGGGCTGGGTCAATCGAGATGGTATTCATTGTGGTTGTTGTAGTAAAATCCTCACAGTCTCAAAGTTTGAGATCCATGCAGGGAGCAAACTTCGCCAACCATTTCAAAATATATATCTCGATTCTGGGGTTTCCGTTCTGGAGTGCCAAATTGATGCATGGAATAGACAGGAGTCAATTGAGCACATTGGTTTCCATTCTGTTGACATTGATGGTGATGATCCAAATGATGATACATGTGGCCTCTGTGGAGATGGTGGGGATTTGATCTGCTGCGATGGTTGTCCTTCAACATTTCATCAGAGCTGCCTCGATATACAG ATGTTGCCTCCAGGTGATTGGCATTGTCCAAATTGTACATGCAAATTTTGCGGAGTAGCCAGTGAGAATATTTATCAGGAAGATGAGGCAACTGTTTGTGAACTTCAAGCTTGCAGCATGTGTGCAAAGAAAT ATCACAAAACATGCGTACTGGGGATGGATGCTTTGTCTGTTGATAGCAATAGTTCATTTACTTGTTTCTGTGGGAATACATGTAGAGAG CTTTTTGAGCAATTGCAAAAGAACCTTGGGGTCAAACATGAACTTGAAGCAGGATATTCATGGTCTCTCATCCATAGAACAGACATAGACTTAGATATATCTCCCCAGGGCCTTCCTCAAAGAGTAGAGAGCAATTCAAAGTTGGCCATTGCTCTGTCTGTTATGGATGAATGCTTTTTGCCTATTGTTGACAGGAGGAGTGGGATCAACTTAATCAATAATGTGCTTTATAACTGTGG ATCAAACTTTAATCGGCTGAATTATAGTGGTTTTTATGCTGCTATTCTGGAGAGGGGTGATGAAATAATTTCTGCTGCATCTATCAG GTTTCATGGAACTCAGTTGGCAGAGATGCCATTCATTGGAACACGCCACACGTATAGGCGTCAAGGGATGTGTCGCCGGCTTTTCTGTGCCATTGAATCA GCACTCCGCTCCCTTAAGGTTCAGAAGCTGATTATCCCTGCAATTTCCGAACTAACTAATACATGGACAGGGGTTTTTGGTTTCACCACACTTGATGAACCACTCAAGCAAGAAGTGAAGTCTATTAATATGTTGGTATTCCCTGGTATAGACATGTTACAGAAGCAGCtgtttgatcaagaaaatataGATGGAAACAAGTCTACCAGCTCAG GTGATGAAGGGATGGAATGCAAAGATGGTCAACATATCCAGCCTGAGGTTGCAGTTAAATCTGATATTGATTCTTCAGCCATGCATGATGATCTTAATGAGTGTGATAATGGTGGTTTGGAATGTGCCAGTGGGACTAATGATGAAGTGGCAGCCTCAAATTCTGGTTCCGAATGTATGGGCATTCCATTAAATGATGTTTCAGTGATTAGTAGTTCTTTGGATGCATCTCTTGAACCTAAAAATCCTGTACTGCTCAAGGAGACTGTAAATGCAGATTCTGATTCAGGAGATCAGTTAGATGAAACTGCTTTGGAGAAGAAAAGTCTGTGCGTCTCTGACACAAGTCATTATGATCTGGACAAGATGGAAAATAAAGCGGATTCAAATTTTCCTGCTGGAGATAATACTCAGTCTTGTTCTGAGGGTGATGCGTCTCCTATGAATTCTGATTCGCGCTGTCTGGGTGTTTCCTTAGACGATACGTCTGTGATGAGCAGTTCTTTAGTTGCTTCTAATGAtcttaaaaattcagtttcaaTTGAGAGGAATACATGTGCTGATTTTGAATCAGGCGACAAGTTAGCTGAGTTGACTTCTGACAGAAAACGTCTCATCATCTCTGATGTGAGTGGTGATAGACAGGAGGAAAATAAACCAGAATTGGCTTCTCTTGTCAAAGAAAATATTCAGTATTGTGAAGAGGGCAATGTTGGGGATGCCCATGGATTAAATCTGAATGAGACTACTTCTGGTGAACATAAAATCTCAATCTCAATAGAAGAGGCTAAATCTGTTGTTTATCAATTGGAGAATGAGTTTTCTGAACTGGCTTCTCAGGGGGAACACCATTTTGACTTGGGTGCTAATCATAGTGCTGTAGATATGGAAACTAAGCCCCTAGTGGATTCACTCATTAAGACTAGGTCCCAGTCTAGCACAGAGGATGTACACACAGTTAATACTGATGTGGCTTGTATTGAATCTGTTCCTCCCACAACAGACAGTACTGTTGATAATTCCAATGGAAAGGTTGACGAAGGTTCAGTTGTCTCTGTTTCCGCATCCAATGGTGCTAATGGGAATTCCATGCAAGTTAATTTTGAGCCAAATGATGAAATAGCCTGTGAGGGAGGAAGCAAATTAGATGTGGCTTCAGAAGCTGTTTCTGAGACAAAACAATGTGAAGTACGTTCTCCACATGCTCCTGCAGATGATTTCAGGACTGATATGAGGGAAGGGAAAACTGAATCGTGCTCTGTCTGA
- the LOC110610303 gene encoding 40S ribosomal protein S24-1, which produces MADKAVTIRTRKFMTNRLLSRKQFIIDVLHPGRPNVSKAELKDKLASLYEVKDQNTIFVFKFRTHFGGGKSTGFGLIYDSVENAKKYEPKYRLIRNGLDTKVEKSRKQMKERKNRSKKVRGVKKTKAGDAAKAGKKK; this is translated from the exons ATGGCGGACAAAGCTGTGACGATTAGAACGAGGAAGTTCATGACTAACAGGCTCCTCTCAAGGAAGCAGTTC ATTATTGACGTTCTGCATCCTGGGAGACCTAATGTCTCTAAG GCTGAGTTGAAGGACAAGTTGGCAAGTTTATATGAAGTGAAAGACCAGAACACAATATTTGTGTTCAAGTTCCGTACGCATTTTGGAGGTGGGAAATCAACTGGGTTTGGGCTGATATATGATTCTGTGGAGAATGCGAAGAAGTATGAGCCAAAGTACAGGCTGATCAGG AATGGACTAGACACAAAGGTTGAAAAATCAAGAAAACAAATGAAGGAAAGGAAGAACAGGTCCAAGAAAGTCCGAGGTGTAAAGAAG ACTAAAGCTGGAGATGCTGCCAAGGCGGGGAAGAAGAAGTGA